A window from Rhodothermales bacterium encodes these proteins:
- a CDS encoding ABC transporter permease, with protein MFDLETVIATWRHQFKYTPAFGAADLDEMERHLRDQVSDLVAGGTPLETAFRLAVAEMGGLPDATPEFEKMRWRKARHEGRLREELEVAWALGRRNIQLAYRNLWRDRVPAAINILGLSIALACCITVYVFLTTWYVLDSFHEHGERVLLAQHEVNRYDQRQTWGSVPLPLGPALEADLPQVEHAVRVNRQGVAIRRGEARFDEAITFVDPAFFDVVTFPLATGSPAALRDPSAVILSAPMAVRLFGDADPVGEVLDVTFNQREPRSLIVAGVLHPFPTTNGFRFDLLMGFDAQYELGLARRDDWSEMVGGLLLLARAATDLPAITAQMQRYVPAQNAAAPDWPIRSFGVDTFTDPSPGAYRIRGRMSEAADPTLTALLVAIAGFMLLLSVFNYINISLGTASRRLKEIALRKVIGGNRRQLVVQFMTENVLLCLIALLIGLVLARLVMVPVFNATFVLNLELAFWEHLGFWAFAVGLLLAVGIASGGYPALYVASFEPTAIFRGRTRLADNAWFTRAFLTFQFVLAFISVILSVVVSMNSRYLIRQDWGYDPTQTLVFELEDTSQYPAFRDQLAQHNGVVSAGGAETHIGRTSQLIDLALPDETTLRVLRYDVDPTYLQTLGLPLVEGRLFDSARAGEAGQSVVVNERFVRAMGWEAPLGRLVRLDTTQLTVVGVVRDFSFFLLVEPQPALLVASDAAAFPYLTLRLKRDQIAEVEAYALSTWKRLYPDTPLTHFRQTAVFDDTYQQYNGVARTVNYLAGLALLIASMGLFGLASQNISRRMKEISIRKVVGASLTRITVLVNRRLITQLALAGAIATALCVIGLTLLLDNIRDTVPIAHMPLTPLPFLLSYGIVMASTALAVGSQTYKIAATNPAEVLRGE; from the coding sequence ATGGAGCGGCATCTACGCGACCAGGTATCGGACCTCGTCGCCGGCGGTACGCCTCTCGAAACCGCCTTCCGCCTGGCCGTCGCCGAGATGGGCGGCCTGCCCGATGCGACGCCGGAATTCGAAAAGATGCGCTGGCGCAAAGCGCGGCACGAAGGCCGGCTCCGCGAGGAGCTCGAAGTCGCCTGGGCGTTAGGACGCCGTAATATCCAGCTGGCCTACCGCAACCTCTGGCGCGATCGCGTGCCCGCCGCGATCAACATCCTGGGCCTATCCATCGCCCTGGCCTGCTGCATCACCGTCTATGTCTTCCTGACCACCTGGTATGTCCTCGACAGCTTCCACGAACACGGCGAGCGGGTGCTCCTCGCCCAGCACGAGGTGAACCGGTACGACCAGCGCCAGACCTGGGGATCGGTGCCGCTACCGCTCGGGCCGGCGCTGGAGGCGGATCTCCCGCAGGTCGAACACGCTGTGCGCGTAAACCGTCAGGGGGTCGCCATCCGCCGGGGAGAAGCCCGGTTCGACGAAGCCATCACCTTCGTCGACCCCGCCTTTTTTGATGTCGTCACTTTTCCGCTTGCAACCGGGAGTCCAGCCGCCCTCCGCGATCCGTCGGCCGTAATTCTGAGCGCCCCGATGGCCGTGCGATTGTTCGGCGACGCCGATCCGGTGGGCGAGGTACTGGACGTTACCTTCAATCAGCGGGAGCCGCGCTCGCTCATCGTGGCCGGCGTGCTCCATCCGTTCCCCACCACCAACGGCTTCCGATTCGACCTGCTCATGGGGTTCGACGCCCAGTACGAACTCGGCCTCGCCCGGCGGGATGATTGGAGTGAGATGGTGGGCGGACTCCTCCTGCTTGCCCGCGCCGCCACCGACCTCCCCGCCATCACCGCGCAGATGCAGCGTTACGTGCCCGCCCAGAACGCCGCCGCTCCAGACTGGCCCATCCGCTCTTTCGGGGTGGATACCTTCACCGACCCGTCGCCCGGCGCCTACCGGATCCGCGGGCGGATGTCCGAGGCGGCCGATCCCACCCTGACGGCACTGCTCGTGGCCATCGCCGGCTTTATGCTGCTGCTTTCTGTCTTTAACTACATCAACATCTCCCTGGGAACGGCATCGAGACGTCTCAAAGAAATCGCCCTTCGAAAAGTGATCGGCGGGAATCGCCGGCAACTGGTCGTCCAATTCATGACGGAGAATGTCCTGCTTTGCCTGATCGCCCTGCTGATCGGCCTTGTCCTGGCGCGGCTGGTGATGGTGCCCGTCTTTAATGCCACGTTTGTCCTGAATCTCGAGCTCGCCTTCTGGGAGCACCTGGGCTTCTGGGCCTTTGCCGTGGGGCTGCTGCTGGCCGTCGGAATAGCGTCCGGCGGCTATCCCGCGTTATATGTCGCCTCGTTCGAGCCCACGGCCATCTTCCGGGGCCGGACCCGTCTGGCCGACAACGCCTGGTTCACCCGCGCCTTCCTCACATTCCAGTTCGTGCTGGCGTTTATCTCCGTCATCCTCAGCGTCGTCGTGTCCATGAACAGCCGCTACCTCATCCGGCAGGACTGGGGCTACGATCCGACTCAGACGCTGGTGTTCGAACTTGAAGACACCAGCCAGTATCCCGCTTTCCGAGACCAACTGGCGCAACACAACGGCGTGGTATCGGCCGGCGGCGCCGAGACCCACATCGGGCGGACGAGCCAACTAATCGATCTCGCCCTGCCCGACGAAACGACGCTGAGGGTGCTACGCTACGACGTCGATCCCACCTACCTGCAAACCCTTGGCCTGCCACTGGTTGAAGGCCGGCTCTTCGACTCCGCCCGTGCGGGCGAAGCGGGTCAATCCGTGGTGGTGAACGAACGGTTTGTTCGGGCGATGGGATGGGAGGCTCCGCTGGGCCGGCTCGTGCGGCTGGACACGACACAATTGACCGTCGTGGGCGTCGTGCGGGACTTCTCCTTTTTCCTCCTCGTCGAGCCCCAGCCGGCCCTGCTCGTCGCCAGCGATGCCGCCGCCTTCCCATATCTGACGCTTCGCTTAAAACGCGACCAGATTGCGGAAGTAGAGGCCTATGCGCTATCGACCTGGAAGCGCCTGTACCCGGATACGCCGCTCACCCATTTTCGCCAGACGGCGGTATTCGACGACACCTACCAGCAGTACAACGGCGTGGCGCGCACGGTGAATTACCTCGCCGGCCTGGCCCTGCTGATTGCCAGCATGGGGTTATTCGGACTGGCCTCTCAGAATATTTCGCGCCGGATGAAAGAAATCAGCATCCGCAAAGTGGTCGGCGCCTCGTTGACCCGCATCACCGTGCTGGTCAACCGGCGGCTCATCACCCAACTCGCCCTGGCCGGCGCCATTGCCACCGCCCTGTGCGTCATCGGCCTCACCTTGCTGCTCGACAACATTCGGGACACCGTCCCCATCGCCCACATGCCCCTCACCCCGTTGCCGTTCCTACTGTCCTACGGCATCGTCATGGCCTCCACCGCCCTCGCCGTCGGCTCCCAGACCTACAAGATCGCCGCCACCAACCCGGCGGAGGTCCTGCGGGGAGAATAG